In Micromonospora sp. LH3U1, one genomic interval encodes:
- a CDS encoding response regulator transcription factor: protein MIRVLLADDEDLIRVAVAALLGLEPDIEVVAHAVDGPTAVTATLAHRPDVAVVDLEMPGLDGIGVAAELTRARPECAVVVLTGHGRPGHLRQALTAGARGFLRKGSPGGALADVIRRVHGGGRYVDPSLAADALTLPPCPLTPRELETLRLAEFGAPVAVIARRVHLSTGTVRNHLSAAVQKLGAPDRAEAVRTARDNGWL from the coding sequence GTGATCCGCGTCCTGCTCGCCGATGACGAGGACCTGATCCGGGTCGCGGTCGCCGCGCTGCTCGGTCTGGAGCCGGACATCGAGGTGGTGGCACACGCCGTCGACGGGCCGACGGCGGTCACCGCGACGCTGGCGCACCGTCCGGACGTCGCCGTGGTGGACCTGGAGATGCCCGGTCTGGACGGCATCGGGGTGGCCGCCGAGCTGACCCGGGCGCGACCCGAATGCGCGGTGGTGGTGCTGACCGGGCACGGCCGCCCCGGGCACCTGCGCCAGGCACTGACCGCTGGCGCGAGAGGGTTCCTGCGCAAGGGCTCGCCGGGCGGCGCGCTCGCCGACGTGATCCGCCGGGTGCACGGCGGTGGCCGCTACGTCGACCCGTCGCTGGCCGCTGACGCGCTGACCCTGCCCCCGTGCCCGCTGACCCCCCGGGAGCTGGAGACGCTGCGGCTGGCCGAGTTCGGCGCCCCGGTCGCGGTGATCGCCCGCCGGGTGCACCTGTCCACCGGCACGGTGCGCAACCACCTGTCCGCCGCCGTCCAGAAGCTCGGCGCACCTGACCGGGCCGAGGCGGTCCGCACCGCCCGGGACAACGGCTGGCTCTGA
- a CDS encoding sensor histidine kinase, producing the protein MASEAVTPRADRRLHRARQATLLSLATGVWGSVLLPAVGLTREPHPGRVALGAVGILAFVIAQTCVLYAAVTPWLDPRWRRRAQVGLAGVAVLTVPLVGPVAAGAWPTWAWLGAALIGMAPLLVRLRAALALAAGVLLVAVAVAWWTGGSVPRHLAVTGGIGVAVAAVNGFQVWFWDLLVEARQGQAALARLAAAEERLRFARDVHDVLGHRLTVIALKAELAARLAPVDPERAGREAAEVQQLAASALTEVRETVHGYRAVDLDEQLAAVVGVLRSCGVRCTVLPPPADLPQAAATELAAVLREAGTNVLRHSRADWCRIRIDREDDVARMTVVNDGADDHGPDAHSHGLRGLADRLAAAGGELRVRREDAVFTLEAIVPVPS; encoded by the coding sequence GTGGCGAGCGAGGCGGTGACACCCCGGGCGGACCGCCGGCTGCACCGTGCCCGGCAGGCGACGTTGTTGTCGTTGGCGACCGGCGTCTGGGGCAGCGTCCTGCTGCCGGCGGTCGGCCTGACCCGCGAGCCCCATCCGGGCCGGGTGGCGCTCGGCGCGGTCGGCATCCTCGCCTTCGTGATCGCCCAGACATGTGTGCTGTACGCGGCCGTCACGCCCTGGCTCGACCCGCGCTGGCGGCGCCGCGCTCAGGTGGGACTGGCCGGGGTGGCGGTGCTGACCGTGCCGTTGGTGGGGCCGGTGGCGGCGGGCGCGTGGCCGACCTGGGCCTGGCTCGGTGCGGCACTGATCGGGATGGCACCTCTGCTGGTGCGGTTGCGGGCCGCGCTGGCGTTGGCGGCCGGCGTCCTGCTGGTGGCGGTGGCGGTCGCCTGGTGGACCGGTGGTTCCGTCCCGCGCCACCTCGCCGTGACCGGCGGGATCGGGGTGGCCGTCGCCGCCGTGAACGGGTTCCAGGTCTGGTTCTGGGACCTCCTCGTGGAGGCCCGGCAGGGTCAGGCCGCCCTGGCCCGGTTGGCCGCCGCGGAGGAGCGGCTGCGCTTCGCCCGTGACGTGCACGACGTGCTGGGGCACCGTCTCACGGTGATCGCGTTGAAGGCCGAACTCGCCGCCCGGCTCGCACCGGTCGACCCGGAACGGGCCGGTCGGGAAGCCGCCGAGGTGCAACAGTTGGCCGCGTCCGCGCTGACGGAGGTACGGGAGACCGTGCACGGCTACCGGGCCGTCGACCTCGACGAACAGCTCGCCGCGGTCGTAGGGGTGTTGCGCTCCTGTGGCGTGCGGTGCACCGTCCTGCCGCCGCCCGCGGACCTGCCGCAGGCCGCCGCGACCGAACTGGCGGCGGTGCTGCGCGAGGCGGGCACGAACGTGCTGCGGCACAGCCGGGCCGACTGGTGCCGGATCCGCATCGATCGGGAGGACGACGTGGCCAGGATGACGGTGGTGAACGACGGCGCCGACGACCATGGTCCGGACGCGCACAGCCACGGGCTGCGCGGGTTGGCCGACCGGCTCGCCGCCGCCGGGGGCGAGTTGCGGGTACGCCGGGAGGATGCGGTGTTCACCCTCGAGGCCATCGTGCCGGTGCCGTCGTGA
- a CDS encoding DEAD/DEAH box helicase — protein MSSAPAQHDAPIDAPTDATPADTEEVYAFTELGLRPELLGALSALGYEEPTPIQREAIPPLLEGRDLLGQAATGTGKTAAFALPLLNLMTAHRQGGDPVALVLVPTRELAVQVSEAFHRYGKDLGARVLPIYGGQPIGRQLRALDSGVDVVVATPGRALDHIARGTLRLGGLATVVLDEADEMLDMGFAEDIEAILEHAPTERQTVLFSATMPSRIDGMARQHLREPVRIEIGREQTVAGEAPRVRQSAYIVTRAHKPAALGRVLDVESPTAAIVFCRSREEVDRLTETMNGRGYRSEALHGGMSQEQRDRVMGRLRAGTADLLVATDVAARGLDIEQLTHVVNYDVPSAPESYVHRIGRVGRAGREGVAITLAEPREHRMLKTIERVTGQRITIDKIPTVADMRTRRLELTQAALRESLLEDDLDPFRVIVETLTDEFDLMEVALAAVKLAHEVTSPGSDDEEEIPQAPVRSSREGRPETGGRGGDRRGGGRPRSGGGNTVQVFVGLGRRAGVRPQDLVGAITGETGIRGRDIGSIEIADRFSLVEVPQAVADDVISGLRSSTIKGRKATVRRDRGGDER, from the coding sequence ATGAGTTCCGCACCTGCACAGCACGACGCACCGATCGACGCACCGACTGACGCCACCCCCGCCGACACCGAAGAGGTGTATGCCTTCACCGAGCTCGGGCTGCGTCCCGAGCTGCTGGGCGCGCTGTCCGCCCTCGGGTACGAGGAGCCGACCCCCATCCAGCGGGAGGCCATCCCGCCGCTGCTGGAGGGTCGGGACCTGCTGGGTCAGGCGGCCACCGGCACCGGCAAGACGGCGGCGTTCGCGCTGCCGCTGCTGAACCTCATGACGGCACACCGCCAGGGCGGCGACCCGGTGGCACTGGTGCTGGTCCCGACCCGGGAGCTGGCGGTGCAGGTGTCCGAGGCGTTCCACCGCTATGGCAAGGACCTGGGCGCGCGGGTGCTGCCGATCTACGGTGGGCAGCCGATCGGGCGGCAGCTGCGGGCGTTGGACAGCGGCGTCGACGTCGTGGTGGCCACCCCCGGGCGGGCCCTCGATCACATCGCCCGGGGCACCCTGCGCCTCGGCGGGCTGGCCACGGTGGTGCTCGACGAGGCCGACGAGATGCTCGACATGGGCTTCGCCGAGGACATCGAGGCGATCCTGGAGCACGCTCCGACGGAGCGTCAGACGGTGCTCTTCTCGGCCACCATGCCGTCGCGCATCGACGGGATGGCCCGGCAGCACCTGCGTGAGCCGGTCCGGATCGAGATCGGCCGGGAGCAGACGGTCGCGGGTGAGGCGCCCCGGGTACGGCAGAGCGCGTACATCGTGACGCGGGCGCACAAGCCGGCCGCGCTGGGCCGGGTGCTGGACGTGGAGTCGCCCACCGCGGCGATCGTGTTCTGCCGCAGCCGGGAAGAGGTCGACCGGCTGACCGAGACGATGAACGGCCGGGGTTACCGCTCCGAGGCGCTGCACGGCGGCATGAGCCAGGAGCAGCGCGACCGGGTCATGGGCCGGCTGCGGGCGGGCACCGCCGACCTGCTGGTGGCCACCGACGTGGCGGCCCGTGGGCTGGACATCGAGCAGCTCACCCACGTCGTCAACTACGACGTGCCGTCGGCCCCGGAGTCGTACGTGCACCGGATCGGTCGGGTGGGCCGGGCCGGGCGGGAGGGTGTCGCGATCACTCTCGCCGAGCCGCGCGAGCACCGGATGCTCAAGACCATCGAGCGGGTGACCGGGCAACGGATCACCATCGACAAGATCCCCACCGTGGCCGACATGCGTACCCGGCGGCTGGAGCTGACCCAGGCGGCGCTGCGGGAGAGCCTGCTGGAGGACGACCTCGACCCGTTCCGGGTGATCGTGGAGACGCTGACCGACGAGTTCGACCTGATGGAGGTCGCCCTCGCCGCCGTGAAGTTGGCCCACGAGGTGACGTCGCCGGGGTCCGACGACGAGGAGGAGATCCCGCAGGCGCCGGTGCGCAGCTCCCGCGAGGGTCGACCGGAGACCGGCGGCCGGGGCGGCGATCGGCGTGGCGGGGGCCGGCCGCGCTCGGGCGGCGGCAACACCGTCCAGGTCTTCGTCGGCCTGGGCCGACGCGCAGGTGTGCGCCCGCAGGATCTGGTCGGCGCGATCACCGGGGAGACCGGGATCCGCGGCCGGGACATCGGCTCGATCGAGATCGCCGACCGGTTCTCGCTGGTGGAGGTGCCGCAGGCGGTGGCCGACGACGTGATCTCGGGCCTGCGCTCCAGCACGATCAAGGGCCGCAAGGCCACGGTGCGTCGCGATCGCGGGGGCGACGAGCGCTGA
- a CDS encoding DoxX family protein, whose translation MNVVLWIIQILLAVVFAGAGFAKLTQPKDKLRELMRWVDPVPPTQVKALGAVELLAALGLVLPPLTGIATVLTPLAAVGLVIVMIGGILVHLRDMKKQDTGDRRKTEIQGAITCAVLLVLAAVVAWGRFGPYSF comes from the coding sequence GTGAACGTGGTGCTCTGGATCATCCAGATCCTGCTCGCCGTCGTCTTCGCCGGCGCTGGCTTTGCCAAGCTGACCCAGCCCAAGGACAAACTGCGCGAGCTGATGCGGTGGGTGGACCCGGTCCCGCCGACCCAGGTCAAGGCGCTCGGCGCCGTCGAGCTGCTGGCCGCCCTCGGGCTGGTGCTGCCCCCGCTCACCGGCATCGCCACCGTGCTCACCCCCCTCGCCGCCGTCGGCCTGGTCATCGTCATGATCGGCGGCATCCTGGTGCACCTGCGTGACATGAAGAAGCAGGACACCGGCGACCGGCGAAAGACGGAGATCCAGGGCGCGATCACCTGCGCGGTGCTGCTCGTCCTGGCGGCCGTGGTGGCGTGGGGCCGGTTCGGCCCGTACTCCTTCTGA
- the lon gene encoding endopeptidase La, protein MATLPVLPLTDAVLLPGMVIPVTLDPTTQAAIDAARATGDRKLLAVPRIDGEYGPVGVVATIEKVGRLPEGEPAAVIRGLSRARIGSGVPGPGAALWVEATELDEPAPAGRARELAREYRALVTSVLQQRGAWQVIDAVERMTDLSELADSAGYAPWLTLDQKTELLAAPDVTARLEFLVGWVKDYLAEQEVTEQINSDVREGLEKSQREFLLRQQLAAIRKELGEDEPDGSADYRSRVESAELPEKVREAALREVGKLERASDASPEAGWIRTWLDTVLEMPWGTRTQDNTDLAAARAVLDADHAGLADVKDRILEYLAVRNRRAERNLGVVGGRGSGAVLALAGPPGVGKTSLGESVARSLGRNFVRVSLGGVRDEAEIRGHRRTYVGALPGRIVRALREAGSMNPVVLLDEVDKVSAGYAGDPAAALLEVLDPAQNHTFRDHYLEVDLDLSDVLFLATANVVESIPGPLLDRMELVTLDGYTEDEKVAIARDHLLPRQRERAGLTADEVSVADEALALIAGEYTREAGVRQLERGLAKILRKVAVALATDPTPVRVDTDNLTGYLGRPKFTPESAERTAVPGVATGLAVTGAGGDVLFIEATSMEGEPGLTLTGQLGDVMKESAHIALSYLRSNGRRLGIDPNALAGRRIHLHVPAGAVPKDGPSAGITMVTALASLVTGRPVRPEFGMTGEVTLSGRVLPIGGVKQKLLAAHRAGLTEVIIPARNEPDLDDLPTEVREALTVHTLADVADVLALALRPADVEALDGPALFTV, encoded by the coding sequence ATGGCAACTCTTCCGGTACTTCCCCTGACCGACGCCGTGCTGCTGCCCGGCATGGTCATCCCGGTGACCCTCGACCCGACCACCCAGGCCGCGATCGACGCGGCGCGGGCGACCGGCGACCGCAAGCTGCTGGCCGTGCCCCGCATCGACGGCGAGTACGGCCCGGTCGGCGTGGTCGCCACCATCGAGAAGGTCGGCCGGCTACCCGAGGGTGAGCCCGCCGCCGTCATCCGTGGCCTGTCCCGGGCCCGGATCGGCTCCGGCGTGCCCGGCCCCGGCGCCGCACTCTGGGTCGAGGCGACCGAACTCGACGAACCCGCTCCCGCCGGCCGCGCCCGGGAACTCGCCCGCGAGTACCGCGCCCTGGTGACCTCCGTGCTCCAGCAGCGAGGCGCCTGGCAGGTCATCGACGCGGTGGAGCGGATGACCGACCTCTCCGAACTGGCCGACTCGGCCGGCTACGCGCCCTGGCTGACCCTGGACCAGAAGACCGAACTGCTCGCCGCGCCGGACGTCACCGCCCGGCTGGAGTTTCTGGTCGGCTGGGTGAAGGACTACCTGGCCGAGCAGGAGGTCACCGAGCAGATCAACAGTGACGTCCGCGAAGGGCTGGAGAAGTCCCAGCGGGAGTTCCTGCTGCGCCAGCAGCTCGCCGCGATCCGCAAGGAGTTGGGCGAGGACGAGCCGGACGGCTCGGCCGACTACCGGTCCCGGGTCGAGTCCGCCGAGCTGCCGGAGAAGGTCCGCGAGGCGGCCCTGCGCGAGGTCGGCAAGTTGGAGCGGGCCAGTGACGCCTCCCCGGAGGCGGGCTGGATCCGCACCTGGCTGGACACCGTGCTCGAGATGCCGTGGGGCACGCGTACCCAGGACAACACCGACCTGGCCGCGGCCCGGGCGGTGCTCGACGCCGACCACGCCGGCCTGGCCGACGTGAAGGACCGCATCCTGGAGTACCTGGCCGTGCGCAACCGGCGTGCGGAGCGCAACCTCGGCGTGGTCGGCGGTCGCGGCTCCGGCGCGGTCCTCGCCCTCGCCGGTCCTCCCGGGGTGGGCAAGACCAGTCTCGGCGAGTCCGTGGCTCGGTCGCTCGGGCGCAACTTCGTGCGGGTCTCGCTCGGCGGCGTCCGCGACGAAGCGGAGATCCGCGGTCACCGCCGCACCTACGTGGGCGCGTTGCCCGGCCGGATCGTCCGCGCGCTGCGCGAGGCCGGCTCGATGAACCCGGTCGTGCTCCTCGACGAGGTGGACAAGGTCTCCGCCGGCTACGCCGGCGACCCGGCCGCCGCCCTGCTGGAGGTGCTCGACCCGGCTCAGAACCACACCTTCCGGGATCACTACCTGGAGGTCGACCTGGACCTGTCCGACGTGCTCTTCCTGGCCACCGCGAACGTGGTGGAGTCCATCCCCGGTCCGCTGTTGGACCGGATGGAGCTGGTCACCCTGGACGGATACACCGAGGACGAGAAGGTCGCCATCGCCCGGGACCACCTGCTGCCCCGGCAGCGGGAGCGGGCCGGGCTGACCGCCGACGAGGTCAGCGTCGCCGACGAGGCTCTCGCGCTGATCGCGGGGGAGTACACCCGGGAGGCCGGCGTACGGCAGCTCGAGCGTGGCCTGGCCAAGATCCTGCGCAAGGTGGCGGTGGCCCTGGCGACCGACCCGACCCCGGTACGCGTCGACACCGACAACCTGACCGGCTACCTGGGGCGGCCGAAGTTCACCCCGGAGTCGGCCGAGCGGACCGCGGTGCCCGGCGTGGCAACCGGCCTCGCGGTCACGGGCGCCGGTGGTGACGTGCTCTTCATCGAGGCGACCAGCATGGAGGGCGAGCCGGGGCTGACCCTGACCGGCCAGCTCGGTGACGTGATGAAGGAGTCGGCGCACATCGCCCTGTCGTACCTGCGCTCCAACGGGCGTCGGCTCGGCATCGACCCGAACGCCTTGGCGGGACGGCGCATCCACCTGCACGTCCCGGCGGGCGCGGTGCCCAAGGACGGCCCGAGTGCCGGCATCACCATGGTGACGGCCCTGGCGTCGCTGGTCACCGGCCGCCCGGTCCGCCCCGAGTTCGGGATGACCGGCGAGGTGACGCTCTCCGGTCGGGTGCTGCCGATCGGTGGGGTGAAGCAGAAGCTGCTCGCCGCACACCGGGCCGGCCTCACCGAGGTGATCATCCCGGCGCGCAACGAGCCCGACCTGGACGACCTGCCGACCGAGGTGCGCGAGGCGCTGACCGTGCACACCCTGGCCGACGTGGCCGACGTGCTCGCCCTGGCGCTGCGCCCGGCCGACGTCGAGGCGCTGGACGGTCCGGCGCTCTTCACGGTCTGA
- a CDS encoding manganese catalase family protein: MFSHVKDLQFEAKPDGPDAAFARRLQEVLGGKWGEMTVANQYLFQGWNCRLPGKYKDLLLDVGTEEMGHVEMIVTMITRLLDNAPLSLSEGIADNPGGAATFAASNPAHFIHGGGGALPADANGVPWNGSFVTASGNLLADFQLNVTAEAQGRLQVARLFNMTDDPGVKQMLRFLLARDTMHQNMWLAAIEQLKEDGLEDMPVPEAFPDSGEFTEEFGYTYLSFSSGTDANEGRWASGPTPDGKGEFRYGDSPRANAPEPVLPPGDPRLYGTNPGVAGSVVNTVKSKLT, from the coding sequence ATGTTCAGCCATGTCAAGGATCTGCAGTTCGAGGCCAAGCCGGACGGCCCGGACGCCGCGTTCGCCCGCCGGTTGCAGGAGGTTCTGGGCGGCAAGTGGGGCGAGATGACGGTGGCCAACCAGTACCTCTTCCAGGGCTGGAACTGCCGGCTGCCCGGGAAGTACAAGGACCTGCTGCTCGACGTCGGCACCGAGGAGATGGGCCACGTCGAGATGATCGTCACGATGATCACCCGACTGTTGGACAACGCGCCGCTGTCGCTGTCGGAGGGCATCGCGGACAACCCCGGGGGCGCGGCGACCTTCGCCGCGTCGAACCCGGCGCACTTCATCCATGGCGGTGGCGGGGCCTTGCCCGCCGACGCCAACGGGGTGCCCTGGAACGGCTCGTTCGTCACCGCCAGCGGTAACCTGCTGGCCGACTTCCAGCTCAACGTCACCGCGGAGGCGCAGGGTCGGCTCCAGGTCGCCCGGTTGTTCAACATGACGGACGACCCGGGGGTCAAGCAGATGCTGCGCTTCCTGCTGGCCCGCGACACCATGCACCAGAACATGTGGCTGGCGGCGATCGAGCAGCTCAAGGAGGACGGGCTGGAGGACATGCCGGTGCCGGAGGCATTCCCGGACTCTGGCGAGTTCACCGAGGAGTTCGGCTACACCTACCTGAGCTTCTCCTCGGGCACCGACGCCAACGAGGGGCGCTGGGCGTCCGGGCCCACGCCGGATGGCAAGGGCGAGTTCCGGTACGGCGACAGCCCGCGGGCGAACGCCCCGGAGCCGGTGCTGCCTCCGGGGGATCCGCGGTTGTACGGCACCAACCCGGGTGTGGCCGGCTCGGTCGTGAACACGGTGAAGAGCAAGCTCACCTGA
- a CDS encoding sensor histidine kinase: MRARHGLQGLLRGLRRTEPAPGDIRPPEADSELLLRVLCHEFRTPISTLTSLTRALADERRELTSADRRAITELARDQAVHLQSLLRDATAGTGALALTPQPESVVPLAGILREAAALVPAGRRRARATRRAGSCPVPAGRTRQVLVNLVENALRHGPPDGQIGLYATLRGPGLSILVTDEGRVDDALLAALRRPAPAVGMSGLGLWIVRQLIVTDGGALRVHRLRPRGVALEVLLPMARPVP; encoded by the coding sequence ATGCGCGCACGGCACGGTTTGCAGGGCCTGCTGCGAGGGTTGCGCCGAACCGAGCCCGCACCCGGTGACATCCGACCACCGGAGGCCGATTCGGAGTTGCTGCTGCGGGTGTTGTGCCACGAGTTCCGTACGCCGATCAGCACCCTGACCTCGCTGACCCGCGCGCTGGCCGACGAGCGTCGCGAGCTGACCAGCGCCGACCGGCGGGCGATCACCGAGCTGGCCCGCGACCAGGCCGTCCACCTGCAGAGCCTGTTGCGCGACGCGACCGCCGGCACCGGGGCGCTGGCGCTGACCCCACAACCGGAGTCGGTCGTCCCGCTGGCGGGCATCCTGCGCGAGGCGGCGGCGCTGGTTCCGGCGGGTCGGCGGCGTGCGCGGGCCACCCGGCGGGCGGGTTCCTGCCCGGTGCCGGCGGGTCGGACCCGGCAGGTGCTGGTCAACCTGGTGGAGAACGCGCTGCGGCACGGGCCGCCGGACGGGCAGATCGGGCTCTACGCCACGCTGCGCGGTCCCGGCCTGAGCATCCTGGTGACCGACGAGGGTCGGGTCGACGATGCCCTGCTGGCCGCGTTGCGCCGCCCGGCGCCGGCCGTCGGGATGTCCGGGTTGGGGCTGTGGATCGTGCGGCAGCTCATTGTGACGGATGGGGGAGCGCTGCGGGTGCACCGGCTGCGGCCGCGCGGCGTGGCGCTGGAGGTGCTGCTGCCGATGGCTCGCCCGGTGCCCTGA
- a CDS encoding response regulator, producing the protein MDDHPLFVRGLELLLPITTDGRAEVVGSTGDAAAAAALISHCRPDLALVDLHMPPPGGIRAVAAIRRTTPRVRVVAMSGSADPAPALAALRAGAEGFLPKTSEPEALLPPLLAILDGWAVLPAPLLHAILRPTHAASVDLDGEERRLLRAIASGRNTVDIAEELHVSERTVKRMTAALLRKLRVSNRAEAAAVAGQTGLLGE; encoded by the coding sequence GTGGACGATCACCCCCTCTTCGTCCGCGGCCTGGAGTTGCTGCTCCCGATCACCACCGACGGCCGGGCCGAGGTGGTCGGCTCGACCGGCGACGCCGCCGCCGCGGCGGCGCTGATCAGCCACTGCCGCCCCGACCTGGCCCTGGTCGACCTGCACATGCCGCCGCCCGGGGGCATCCGGGCGGTGGCCGCGATCCGGCGGACCACCCCACGGGTACGGGTGGTCGCGATGTCCGGTTCCGCCGATCCCGCACCGGCGCTGGCGGCGCTGCGGGCCGGTGCCGAGGGGTTCCTGCCGAAAACCAGCGAACCGGAGGCGCTACTGCCCCCGCTGCTGGCCATCCTCGACGGCTGGGCGGTGCTGCCGGCCCCACTGCTGCATGCCATTCTGCGGCCCACGCACGCCGCGTCGGTCGATCTCGACGGCGAGGAACGTCGGTTGCTGCGGGCGATCGCCTCCGGCCGCAACACCGTCGACATCGCCGAAGAACTGCACGTCTCGGAGCGGACGGTGAAACGAATGACCGCCGCGTTGCTGCGCAAGCTGCGGGTGTCCAACCGGGCGGAGGCCGCCGCCGTCGCCGGGCAGACCGGTCTCCTCGGCGAATGA
- a CDS encoding histone-like nucleoid-structuring protein Lsr2, with amino-acid sequence MARKVITVLTDDLDGGKADRTVEFSLDGVAYTIDVSDENAGVLRKALDPYINAGRRIGRGPVESTRAVRRPGRPTGAGMDREQNRAIREWAVKNGYKISERGRIPVEVVEAYKGR; translated from the coding sequence ATGGCGAGAAAAGTAATCACGGTCCTGACCGACGACCTCGACGGTGGGAAGGCCGACCGGACGGTCGAGTTCAGTCTCGACGGCGTGGCCTACACGATCGACGTCTCGGACGAAAATGCCGGTGTCCTGCGCAAGGCGCTGGATCCGTACATCAATGCGGGTCGGCGGATCGGGCGCGGCCCGGTGGAGAGCACCCGCGCAGTCCGGCGACCGGGGCGACCCACCGGTGCCGGAATGGATCGGGAGCAGAACCGGGCCATCCGGGAATGGGCCGTCAAGAACGGCTACAAGATTTCCGAACGGGGCCGGATCCCGGTTGAGGTCGTCGAGGCGTACAAGGGCCGCTGA
- a CDS encoding DUF2726 domain-containing protein, with the protein MTSIGSDDRSWLRAVAGDGGRDTLLSRAGHRVYPARRLSDLVQGRPPGVTGSQWSSASRASFDFVVCAADTGRAIVAVEIGPVASAGSAEQRVERLKDAVSAAVGLPVLRIGSPTLRAAEHGRRLVEYVIDARAYAEGGAGVTAPGNGPSPVGFRDILGRLPDGRPGPVNDLGALTRAAAVEAYVAGRVADPIVRGLHVRWADGPAQGWSWVQVRPDACLIERVSVTEHRFSCGVDAARLAEDLATVAVGERLRANDVGELLPRAELTAQIVALSRRRHELVGGFAFDHLCAD; encoded by the coding sequence ATGACGAGCATCGGCAGCGACGACCGCAGCTGGTTGCGGGCGGTGGCCGGTGACGGCGGGCGTGACACGCTGCTCAGCCGCGCCGGTCATCGGGTCTATCCGGCGCGCCGGCTCAGCGACCTTGTTCAGGGCCGCCCGCCCGGTGTCACCGGCAGCCAGTGGAGTTCGGCCAGCCGCGCCAGCTTCGACTTCGTGGTCTGCGCCGCCGACACCGGCCGGGCGATCGTTGCCGTGGAGATCGGTCCGGTCGCGTCCGCCGGCTCGGCAGAGCAGCGCGTCGAGCGACTCAAGGACGCGGTGAGCGCGGCCGTGGGCCTGCCCGTGCTGCGGATCGGATCGCCGACGCTGCGGGCGGCCGAGCACGGCCGACGCCTCGTGGAGTACGTCATCGACGCGCGCGCCTACGCCGAGGGCGGTGCCGGGGTGACCGCCCCTGGGAACGGGCCGTCCCCGGTGGGTTTCCGGGACATCCTCGGTCGGCTGCCGGACGGCCGCCCCGGGCCGGTCAACGACCTCGGCGCGCTGACCCGCGCGGCGGCGGTCGAGGCGTACGTGGCCGGGCGGGTGGCGGACCCGATCGTGCGGGGGCTGCACGTGCGCTGGGCCGACGGGCCGGCGCAGGGGTGGAGCTGGGTGCAGGTGCGCCCCGACGCGTGCCTGATCGAGCGGGTCTCGGTGACCGAGCACCGCTTTTCGTGCGGCGTCGACGCGGCTCGGCTGGCCGAGGATCTCGCCACGGTCGCCGTCGGGGAGCGGCTGCGGGCGAACGACGTCGGGGAACTGTTGCCGCGCGCCGAGTTGACCGCGCAGATCGTCGCGCTGAGTCGGCGTCGCCACGAACTGGTGGGCGGGTTCGCCTTCGACCACCTCTGCGCCGACTGA